The following is a genomic window from Chania multitudinisentens RB-25.
TCGCTGGAGGTGTTCAACGATGGTTTTCGCGCCGCACCCAGCACCTTAACCGCGCAAGATGGGTGGCGTTCACTGTTGTGGTTGGAGGAACAGGCGCAGGCAGTGCTGGGGCAGATTGAAGCCGATCTGTTCAGCAGTGCCTCATTGCCGCAGCGTCAGGCGATTGAGTTCCTGGAATTTGCCGTCAATGCCGCAGAGGCCGATGAACTGGCGCGCTGGCTTGGGCAACTGGGATTCAGCCACTACGGCGATCATCGTTCCAAGCGCGTGGCGCTCTACCAGAATGGTGGCGTCAAAGTAGTGCTTAACCAGCAACCGGACTCTTTTGCTGCCGCTTACCGCGAGCAGCATGGGGCTTCGTTGTGTTCGGTGGCTTGCCGCAGCGATCATCCGCAAGCCTTGTTACAGCGAGCCAGAGACTTTGCTTACCCGGTTTATCAGGGGCAGGTTGGCCCTAACGAACATGAGATCCCGGCGCTATGTGCGCCGGATGATAGCCTGATTTATCTGCTTGGTGAACAGACCAGCGATGTGTACCACGACGATTTTCACGTGCAGCCTGCGGCTGATGTTTTGGGGCCGCAATTAGGGGGGATTGACCACCTGGCTTTGGCGATGCCCGCCGGTGCGCTGGATAATTGGGTTATGTTTCTGCGCAGCGTGTTGGGGATGCAGGCTGATGTTGAACAGGTATTGCCCGATCCCTACGGCCTGGTGCGTAGCAAAGCGTTACACAGCCACTGTTATGGTATCCGTTTGCCGCTGAACGTTTCGCAAAGTGCAGGAACGCTCAGCGCACGCACCGTTGAGACTTACCACGGTAGCGGGTTGCAGCATGTGGCTTTTGCTACGGCTGATATCTTTCAGGCCGTGGCCGCAGCCAGGCAGAATGGTGTGGCGTTGTTGGCTATTTCAGATAATTACTACGAGGATCTGGCTGCCCGTTTTGGTTTGGATAACGCCTTTGTGGCTCGCTTGGCGCAGCACCATGTTCTTTACGATCGCGATCCAGCCGGTGGTGAATTGCTGCATGTTTACACCCAACCGTTCGCCGGTGGATGTTTCTTTTTTGAACTGTTGGAACGGCGCGGTGGCTATAACCAGTATGGTGCAGCCAACGGGGCTGCACGCCTGGCGGCGATGCGCCAGGGTTAGCCTCGGCTCAGGCACTGGGAATGCAAGCCTGTTGGAAAATCTCCAGCATATGTTCGCGATCCGGTGGCAGGCCGGTGTAAAGCTCAAATGCCTGGGCGGCTTGAAATACCACCATGCCATCTCCCCCAATGGCTCGGCAGCCTTTCGCACGTGCCTGCAAGACCAATTCGGTTTCCCGGGGAACGTAAATCACATCGGCGACCCATTGGTGTGGCGCTAACCAGCCGATATCAATGGGCATACCTGGGTAACCGCTCATGCCAATCGGTGTGGCCTGGACCAAGCCGCTACTGTTGGCCAGCGCTTGTTGCGGATGATGGGCAATGCTGATGCGGGCGGGATCAAAGTGCTGTATCAACTGGTGATACAGCGCTTCGCTGTTAGCTGTGTCGCGATCATAGAGTGCCAGATGGTTTACGCCATATTCCAGCAGGCCATAGGCGCAGGCACTCCCGGCTCCACCTGCTCCGATCTGTAACACCCGCTCAATATTGGCCTCTGCCAGGTTGCGCTGAAAATGAGTGATAAAGCCAGCGCAGTCAGTGTTATGGCCAATACGTTGCCCGTCGCGAAACAGTACGGTGTTGACCGCACCAATGGCTTTTGCCTGCGGCGAGAGCTGATCCAGGTAGGGAATAATGCGTTGTTTGAATGGATGCGTCACGTTACAGCCGGTAAAGCCGATGGTCTCCAGGCTGCGTAACACGTCTGGCAAGGTTTCTGCGGACCAGCCACGCTGGGCAAAATCCAATAGCTGGTAACTGCAACGTAAACCCTGGCGGCGCGCTTCTTGCTCATACAACTGGGGGGAAAGTGAACCTTGGATATCTTTACCCAACAGGGCCAGCTGATAGAGCGGTGGACGCGATGTTGCAAAAGTGATGTTGGTATTCATGGTGAACTCCGGTTGCCTCAACGTCTGGCAACAATGCCAGATCCGCCATAAAATGAACCAAATGGTTCTTTATGTAAATGTATGGTGTGAAATTTGTGATGAATGTCAAAGGCAGTAGCCCAGGTTTTAACGGCATCATCAATTACTAGACATGATCTGCTTCACATATTGATAACAATATTTTCACCATTGCCACTTGTTGTTTATAGCCGAAGTAGGGTATTTTATTTCACGTAATTTCAGTGTATTAGCCTAATTATTTGCCATGTAAGGTAGTTAATGAATACATTGAAAATGTACCAAATAGTTCGATAACCGCCCACATTATCGTAAGACCCCATTGCCGCTGCCCGTATGAATTCTTACATTCTATGTACGATATACGAATTATCGGGCGATAATCGCCCGTTCTATCGTTACTGTTGCCATCGTTCGCCAATGCCTAATTCAAGGGACAAAGAGACGTCTTGATGAGTGGCGTTGGCGGCATAGCCGAATTTACGGAGGGAAATGTTATGGCTGCAAACGAGATAGATGTGAGAGAACTGATTAATCAACGCCCACTGGGGCGCTTTCAAAAGCTGATTATCCTGTTGGGGTTCATTGTGATTGCCTTGGATGGATTCGATATCACGCTGATGGGGTTTATTGCGCCGGAACTGAAAGTGGAATGGGGGGTAGACAACCACCAACTGGGTTGGGTGATCAGCGCCGCGCTGGTTGGGTTAACGTTAGGCGCGCTGCTCTCTGGCCCGCTGGCAGATCGCTTGGGCCGCCGGGTGATTATCATCAACAGCGTCTTTTTCTTTGGCATATGGACCGTTATCACGGCTTTCTCGCAGAATATCGAACAGATGATATTTTTCCGTTTTATGACCGGGTTGGGCATGGGCGCCGCAATGCCGAATGTCGGGACACTGATCTCTGAATATGCGCCTGAGAAAAAACGTTCATTCATCATTACCGTGGTGTTCTGTGGTTTCACCTTCGGGGCAGCCATCGGTGGATTCGCCGCTTCTTGGTTGATTCCGCGCTTTGGCTGGCACTCTTTGCTGCTGTTAGGCGGTATTTTGCCGTTGTTGAGCGTACCGCTGTTATTGTTGAAATTACCTGAATCGGTACGATTCCTGGTGACCAAACGTGCCAGCGTACACCGTATTGGCAAAATCGTTGAAAAACTGGTGCCGGGCAGCACTCACTCAAAAACCCGTTTTACTTTGCCGCCGTTGGTGGGTGAGGGGAAAGGGGCCGTGCGGATTGTGTTATCGCGTGATTACCGCTTTGGCAGCGTCATGTTGTGGATCGGCTATTTTATGGCGCTGTTCCTGGTCTATTTGCTGGGTAGTTGGCTGCCAACTTTGGTGAAAGAGATCGGTCTTAGCGTAGCGCAGGCGGCGGTGATCACGGCGCTGTATCAGGCCGGTGGCACCTTTGGCTCCCTATTTGCGGGCTGGATGATGGATCGGGTCAACCCGCATCGGGCATTAGGCGTGATTTACCTGGCGGGCGCAGCTTTTACTCTGTCCATTGGCCTGGTTTCGCACAGTGAGGTGTTGTTAGGGGTACTGGCTTTTGGCTGTGGTTTTTGCCTTAACGGTGCCAATACGGGTATGAATGCGCTTTCTGCTGGCTATTACCCCACTGAAGCACGCGCCACCGGCTCCAGTTGGATGCACGGAATTGGCCGCACGGGGGCTATCCTGAGCGCTTTTGCAGGGGCGCAAATGTTGGCGCTGGGGTGGGAGTTTACCCAGGTGTTCGCCATTATCGCTATTCCGGCATTGATCACCGCTTGTGCCATCTTCGCCAAAGGGATCTGGGGATATAATCGGCAGTTGGCAGCGGCCCCCCAAAAGATTGGGCAGCAATCAACGGTTGCATGATATCAGCAGGATCAGAGCAGGCAGCACCGACGTTACGTTGTGCTGCCTGGATAACTCAGGGTTTCTTCGCCGTTAATACGGCACGCAGTGGTGCGGGATAGCCTTCTACGGTTTTTGTGTGATCATCAGGATCAAGGAATTCAGCCAAAGATTCACTGGTCATCCACCCGGTACGCCGCTGTTCTTCAATACTGGTTGTACCGATATCAGCGATATTAACGTCAATAAAGCCGCATTTCTCCAGCCAGCATTTCAGTGCTTCTGCGGAAGGGATAAAGTAAACGTTACGCATCTGCGCGTAGCGATCCCCCGGCACTAACACCTGATGCCGATCCCCTGCTACCACCAGCGTTTCCAGCACCAACTCCCCTTCGGTAACTAATTGATTTTTCAACTGATACAGATGATCCAGCGGTGAGCGGCGGTGGTAAAGCACGCCCATAGAAAATACGGTATCGAAAGCGGCTAACTCGGGCAACTGTTCAATGCCCAGCGGCAGAACATGAGCGCGTTGATCGCCCCCCAATAGCTTGCGCACGGCTTCAAACTGGCAGAGAAATAACTGCATGGGGTCGATGCCAACCGCCAGGTGAGCGCCTTCACCTACCATGCGCCACAGATGGTAACCGCTGCCGCAGCCAACATCGAGAATGGTGCGGCCGGCCAACGGAGAAATATGGGGCAGAACGCGATCCCATTTCCAGTCGGAATGC
Proteins encoded in this region:
- a CDS encoding bifunctional sugar phosphate isomerase/epimerase/4-hydroxyphenylpyruvate dioxygenase family protein, with the protein product MLRSIATVSIAGTLPEKLAAIAAAGFDGVEIFENDLLYFPGKPAEIRQRAQDLGLAITLYQPFRDFEGAPRQLMAGNLERARRKFALMHELGCDRMLLCSNVSPDSSAQFELQVADLALLAELAQQQEIVVAYEALAWGQHVKRYRQAWERVRAVNSPALGLALDSFHILALGDSLDQLDDIPLEKIAFLQLADAPWLNMDVIEWSRHFRCFPGQGALPLVDFSAALLRKGYRGPWSLEVFNDGFRAAPSTLTAQDGWRSLLWLEEQAQAVLGQIEADLFSSASLPQRQAIEFLEFAVNAAEADELARWLGQLGFSHYGDHRSKRVALYQNGGVKVVLNQQPDSFAAAYREQHGASLCSVACRSDHPQALLQRARDFAYPVYQGQVGPNEHEIPALCAPDDSLIYLLGEQTSDVYHDDFHVQPAADVLGPQLGGIDHLALAMPAGALDNWVMFLRSVLGMQADVEQVLPDPYGLVRSKALHSHCYGIRLPLNVSQSAGTLSARTVETYHGSGLQHVAFATADIFQAVAAARQNGVALLAISDNYYEDLAARFGLDNAFVARLAQHHVLYDRDPAGGELLHVYTQPFAGGCFFFELLERRGGYNQYGAANGAARLAAMRQG
- a CDS encoding shikimate dehydrogenase, giving the protein MNTNITFATSRPPLYQLALLGKDIQGSLSPQLYEQEARRQGLRCSYQLLDFAQRGWSAETLPDVLRSLETIGFTGCNVTHPFKQRIIPYLDQLSPQAKAIGAVNTVLFRDGQRIGHNTDCAGFITHFQRNLAEANIERVLQIGAGGAGSACAYGLLEYGVNHLALYDRDTANSEALYHQLIQHFDPARISIAHHPQQALANSSGLVQATPIGMSGYPGMPIDIGWLAPHQWVADVIYVPRETELVLQARAKGCRAIGGDGMVVFQAAQAFELYTGLPPDREHMLEIFQQACIPSA
- a CDS encoding MFS transporter, whose protein sequence is MAANEIDVRELINQRPLGRFQKLIILLGFIVIALDGFDITLMGFIAPELKVEWGVDNHQLGWVISAALVGLTLGALLSGPLADRLGRRVIIINSVFFFGIWTVITAFSQNIEQMIFFRFMTGLGMGAAMPNVGTLISEYAPEKKRSFIITVVFCGFTFGAAIGGFAASWLIPRFGWHSLLLLGGILPLLSVPLLLLKLPESVRFLVTKRASVHRIGKIVEKLVPGSTHSKTRFTLPPLVGEGKGAVRIVLSRDYRFGSVMLWIGYFMALFLVYLLGSWLPTLVKEIGLSVAQAAVITALYQAGGTFGSLFAGWMMDRVNPHRALGVIYLAGAAFTLSIGLVSHSEVLLGVLAFGCGFCLNGANTGMNALSAGYYPTEARATGSSWMHGIGRTGAILSAFAGAQMLALGWEFTQVFAIIAIPALITACAIFAKGIWGYNRQLAAAPQKIGQQSTVA
- the cmoB gene encoding tRNA 5-methoxyuridine(34)/uridine 5-oxyacetic acid(34) synthase CmoB; the encoded protein is MIEFGDFYQRIAKGPLSHWLDTLPAQISAWQRESLHGKFKQWFNSVEHLPALAPARLDLRHSVSAAMNEPLSPGQLEGIEKMLRTLMPWRKGPFSLYGINIDTEWHSDWKWDRVLPHISPLAGRTILDVGCGSGYHLWRMVGEGAHLAVGIDPMQLFLCQFEAVRKLLGGDQRAHVLPLGIEQLPELAAFDTVFSMGVLYHRRSPLDHLYQLKNQLVTEGELVLETLVVAGDRHQVLVPGDRYAQMRNVYFIPSAEALKCWLEKCGFIDVNIADIGTTSIEEQRRTGWMTSESLAEFLDPDDHTKTVEGYPAPLRAVLTAKKP